One segment of Panulirus ornatus isolate Po-2019 chromosome 35, ASM3632096v1, whole genome shotgun sequence DNA contains the following:
- the Polr2A gene encoding DNA-directed RNA polymerase II subunit RPB1, whose amino-acid sequence MAAESKAPLRAIRRVQFGILSPDEIRRMSATEGGIKYAEVYENGRPKLGGLMDPRQGCIDRNTRCTTCAGNMTDCPGHFGHLDLAKPVFHVGFITKTMKILRCVCFYCSKLLFNAQYPKIREIVTKSKGQPRKRLQHVYNLCKGKMICEGGDEIDVTKDPEDPSLAKKGTGHGGCGRYQPNIKRVGLELIAEWKHVNEDTQEQKQILTAERVYEIFKHISDEECYLLGMDPKYARPDWMILTVLPVPPLPVRPAVVMHGSARNQDDLTHKLADIIKANNELIRNEQSGAAAHIIVENLKMLQFHVATLCDNDMPGMPRALQKSGRPLKAIKARLKGKEGRIRGNLMGKRVDFSARTVITADPNLRIDQVGVPRSIAQNLTYPEIVTPFNMTKMIELVKRGNNQYPGAKYIVRDNGARIDLRYHPKPSDLHLQCGYKVERHITDGDLVIFNRQPTLHKMSMMGHRVKVLPWSTFRMNLSVTSPYNADFDGDEMNLHVPQSMETRAEIENLHVTPRMIITPQANKPVMGIVQDTLTAVRKMTKRDVFLEKHEMMNLLMFLPIWDGRMPQPAILKPKPLWTGKQLFSLIIPGNLNLIKTHSTHPDDEDDGPYKWISPGDTKVLVEHGELIMGILCKKTLGASSGSMLHVAWMELGHEIAGRFYGNIQTVINNWLLLEGMSIGIGDTISDPATYRVIQDTIRKAKEDVIEVIHKAHNDELEPTPGNTLRQTFENQVNRILNDARDKTGGSAKKSLTEYNNLKAMVVSGSKGSNINISQVIACVGQQNVEGKRIPFGFRKRTLPHFIKDDYGPESRGFVENSYLAGLTPSEFYFHAMGGREGLIDTAVKTAETGYIQRRLIKAMESVMVNYDGTVRNSVSQVIQLRYGEDGLAGEYVEFQKMPTVKLSNRRFEEKYRFDVTNERYLRRLFNEDVIRELIGSPEAISILEEEWQKLQEDRMGLREVFPKGDTKVVLPCNLERMIWNVQKIFHINKRTPTDLSPIRVVEGVKDMLNKCVIVTGEDRISLQANENATFLFQCLVRSTLCTKKVAEEYKLTSESFNWLVGEIETRFHMAIAAPGEMVGALAAQSLGEPATQMTLNTFHFAGVSSKNVTLGVPRLKEIINISKKPKAPSLTVFLVGASARDAEKAKNVLCRLEHTTLRKVTSNTAIYYDPDPQNTCITEDQEFVNVYYEMPDFDVSRISPWLLRIELDRKKMTDKKLTMEQISQKINSGFGDDLNCIFNDDNAEKLVLRIRIIVGDDKLTDDAEEQVDKMEDDTFLRCIEANMLNDLTLQGIEAITKVYMHLPQTDEKKRIIINDQGEFKAIAEWLLETDGTALMKVLSERDVDPVRTTSNDILEVFEVLGIEAVRKCIEKEMNAVLMFYGLYVNYRHLALLCDVMTSKGHLMAITRHGINRQDTGALMKCSFEESVDVLMEAASCAEVDPVRGVSENIMLGQLPKIGTGSFDLVLDDAKCKFGMEIPMPGSGMMMGGGIFGAASPSSGMTPAQTPWSSGATPSMSPYGAWTPGVGSGMTPGGPSFSPAAASETTGLSPGYSPAWSPQPGSPGSPGAMSPYFPSPANVLSPSYSPSSPAYHPASPSMTPASPGYSPTSPTYSPTSPQYSPTSPQYSPTSPSYSPTSPSYSPTSPSYSPTSPSYSPTSPSYSPTSPSYSPTSPSYSPTSPSYSPTSPSYSPTSPSYSPTSPSYSPTSPSYSPTSPSYSPTSPSYSPTSPSYAPNYSPSSPGYSPTSPSYSPTSPSYSPSSPQYSPASPSYSPSSPKYSPTSPSYSPTSPTYSPGSPSYSPTSPKYSPTSPTYSPTSPSYSPSSPKYSPTSPNYSPTSPKYSPTSPTYSPSSPQYSPTSPKYSPTSPTYSPSSPKYSPTSPTYSPTTPGFSPTSPLYSPSFEEDEEEQRRKQKKKSKR is encoded by the exons ATGGCAGCAGAGAGCAAAGCCCCCTTGCGGGCTATCCGGCGGGTGCAGTTTGGTATATTAAGTCCAGATGAAATT CGGCGTATGTCAGCAACAGAAGGAGGAATTAAATATGCTGAAGTGTACGAAAATGGACGCCCTAAGTTAGGAGGACTGATGGATCCACGACAGGGTTGTATTGACAGGAACACACGCTGCACAACATGTGCTGGCAACATGACAGATTGTCCTGGCCATTTTGGACACCTGGATCTGGCGAAGCCAGTTTTCCATGTGGGATTTATTACAAAAACCATGAAGATTCTGCGATGTGTCTGCTTTTATTGTAGCAAGCTTCTCTTCAATGCA CAATACCCAAAGATTCGTGAGATTGTGACAAAATCAAAAGGACAGCCTCGAAAACGTCTGCAGCATGTCTACAATTTGTGTAAGGGGAAGATGATCTGTGAAGGAGGAGATGAGATTGATGTCACCAAAGATCCAGAAGACCCCAGCTTGGCAAAAAAAGGAACTGGCCATGGTGGCTGTGGTCGTTATCAGCCAAACATCAAACGTGTGGGATTGGAACTCATAGCTGAATGGAAGCATGTAAATGAAGATACCCAAGAACAGAAACAGATACTCACTGCTGAACGAGTGTATGAGATATTCAAGCACATATCAG ATGAGGAGTGTTACTTATTGGGTATGGACCCCAAATATGCCCGGCCTGATTGGATGATTCTGACAGTGTTACCTGTGCCACCCCTACCTGTACGACCTGCAGTTGTCATGCATGGGTCAGCGCGTAATCAAGATGATCTTACTCACAAATTAGCAGATATCATTAAGGCCAACAATGAACTCATACGCAATGAACAGTCTGGTGCAGCAGCTCACATAATTGTGGAAAATCTGAAGATGCTCCAGTTTCATGTAGCAACACTGTGTGATAATGATATGCCTGGGATGCCCAGAGCCCTACAAAAGTCTGGTAGGCCCCTCAAAGCTATCAAAGCTCGCCTAAAGGGCAAAGAAGGAAGGATTCGTGGCAATCTTATGGGGAAACGTGTTGATTTTTCTGCTCGTACTGTCATCACTGCTGATCCTAACCTTCGCATTGACCAAGTTGGTGTGCCTCGATCTATTGCCCAGAATCTTACTTACCCAGAAATAGTAACTCCATTTAATATGACCAA AATGATCGAGCTCGTGAAGCGTGGCAACAATCAGTATCCAGGAGCCAAGTACATTGTACGTGACAATGGAGCTCGAATAGATTTGCGTTACCACCCAAAGCCCTCTGATCTTCACCTTCAGTGTGGTTACAAAGTTGAGAGACACATTACAGATGGGGATTTGGTAATTTTCAACCGTCAACCCACTTTACATAAAATGTCAATGATGGGACACCGAGTAAAG GTTTTGCCATGGTCAACCTTCCGGATGAATCTGTCTGTAACGTCACCATATAATGCTGATTTTGATGGAGATGAAATGAACTTGCATGTACCTCAAAGTATGGAGACACGAGCAGAGATTGAGAACCTCCATGTAACACCCCGGATGATTATAACTCCGCAGGCCAACAAACCGGTCATGGGTATTGTGCAGGACACCCTCACAGCTGTCAGAAAAATGACAAAGCGTGATGTTTTCTTGGAGAAG CATGAAATGATGAACCTGCTGATGTTCTTGCCTATTTGGGATGGTCGTATGCCTCAGCCAGCAATCCTTAAACCCAAACCACTTTGGACAGGGAAACAgctcttctctctcatcattcCTGGTAATCTTAATCTCATAAAAACACATTCAACCCatcctgatgatgaagatgatggaccATACAAGTGGATTTCCCCTGGGGATACAAAG GTACTGGTGGAGCATGGAGAATTGATCATGGGTATTCTGTGCAAGAAGACTCTTGGTGCCTCATCTGGGTCCATGTTGCATGTTGCATGGATGGAACTGGGACATGAAATAGCTGGCAGATTTTACGGTAACATTCAGACTGTTATTAACAACTGGTTGCTCCTGGAGGGCATGAGCATTGGAATTGGTGATACCATTTCTGATCCAGCTACATACCGTGTTATTCAGGACACCATTCGCAAAGCCAAGGAGGATGTGATAGAAGTAATCCACAAGGCTCACAATGATGAGCTTGAGCCTACTCCAGGTAACACACTGAGGCAGACCTTTGAGAATCAAGTAAATCGTATCCTAAACGATGCTCGAGACAAAACTGGTGGTTCTGCCAAGAAGTCATTGACTGAATATAATAACCTGAAAGCTATGGTGGTTTCAGGTTCAAAGGGATCCAATATTAACATCTCTCAGGTTATTGCTTGTGTGGGGCAACAGAATGTTGAAGGAAAAAGAATTCCATTTGGTTTCCGAAAAAGAACACTTCCTCACTTTATCAAGGATGATTATGGTCCAGAATCCCGTGGGTTTGTGGAGAACTCATACCTTGCCGGTTTAACCCCCTCAGAATTTTATTTCCATGCTATGGGTGGTCGTGAGGGTCTCATTGATACTGCTGTGAAGACTGCAGAAACTGGGTACATCCAGCGACGTTTGATTAAGGCTATGGAGAGCGTAATGGTAAATTATGATGGCACAGTCAGAAACAGTGTGAGTCAAGTGATTCAGCTCAGGTATGGTGAAGATGGCTTGGCTGGAGAGTACGTAGAGTTTCAGAAGATGCCGACTGTCAAGCTTTCAAATCGCCGATTTGAAGAAAAGTATCGTTTTGATGTTACCAATGAAAGATACCTACGAAGACTGTTTAATGAGGATGTTATCCGGGAACTGATTGGATCACCAGAGGCTATTAGTATCCTTGAAGAAGAATGGCAGAAGCTTCAGGAAGATAGAATGGGACTGCGAGAAGTTTTCCCCAAGGGTGACACGAAA GTGGTACTTCCTTGCAACTTGGAGCGAATGATTTGGAATGTACAGAAGATTTTCCACATAAACAAGCGTACTCCAACAGACCTGTCTCCCATTAGAGTGGTGGAAGGTGTAAAGGATATGTTAAATAAATGTGTTATTGTGACTGGTGAAGACAGGATCAGCTTACAGGCCAATGAAAATGCTACCTTCCTTTTCCAGTGCTTAGTTCGATCAACTTTGTGCACTAAGAAAGTAGCTGAAGAGTACAAACTTACTTCTGAATCCTTCAACTGGCTTGTTGGTGAAATTGAAACCAGATTCCATATGGCAATT GCTGCTCCAGGAGAAATGGTAGGAGCTCTAGCTGCCCAGTCACTTGGTGAACCTGCCACTCAGATGACACTGAACACTTTCCATTTTGCTGGTGTATCATCCAAAAATGTAACATTGGGTGTGCCAAGGCTAAAGGAAATCATTAACATCAGTAAGAAGCCCAAGGCTCCTTCTCTTACAGTGTTCTTGGTTGGAGCCTCAGCCAGAGATGCTGAGAAGGCTAAGAATGTATTGTGTCGACTGGAACATACCACATTGCGTAAG GTAACATCCAACACTGCTATCTACTATGATCCAGACCCCCAGAATACTTGCATTACAGAGGACCAAGAGTTTGTCAATGTTTACTATGAGATGCCTGACTTTGATGTGTCCAGGATATCCCCTTGGCTTCTTCGTATTGAGCTTGACCGCAAAAAGATGACAG ATAAGAAGTTGACTATGGAGCAGATTTCCCAAAAGATAAATTCAGGTTTTGGAGATGATTTGAACTGTATCTTTAATGACGACAATGCTGAGAAACTTGTGCTGCGCATTCGCATTATAGTCGGTGATGATAAGCTAACTGATGATGCTGAGGAACAG GTGGATAAAATGGAGGATGATACTTTCTTGCGATGCATTGAGGCAAACATGTTGAATGATCTGACACTACAGGGCATTGAGGCCATCACCAAAGTGTATATGCACTTGCCTCAGACTGATGAAAAGAAACGAATTATTATCAATGACCAAGGAGAGTTTAAGGCAATAGCAGAGTGGCTGCTTGAAACTGATGGTACTGCTCTGATGAAAGTTCTTTCAGAGAGAGATGTAGACCCAGTTCGAACCACTTCTAATGACATCTTGGAGGTGTTTGAAGTACTTGGCATTGAAGCTGTCCGAAAATGTATTGAGAAGGAAATGAATGCTGTGCTAATGTTCTATGGTCTGTATGTGAACTACCGCCATCTTGCCTTGCTTTGTGATGTGATGACAAGCAAGGGGCACTTGATGGCTATCACACGTCATGGTATCAACAGGCAAGATACTGGTGCACTCATGAAGTGTTCATTTGAGGAGTCTGTTGATGTGTTGATGGAAGCTGCATCCTGTGCAGAAGTAGACCCTGTCCGAGGTGTGTCTGAAAATATTATGTTAGGCCAGCTCCCCAAGATTGGCACGGGTTCTTTTGACTTAGTGCTAGATGATGCAAAGTGCAAGTTTGGTATGGAAATTCCCATGCCTGGATCTGGCATGATGATGGGTGGCGGAATTTTTGGAGCGGCATCTCCATCATCAGGTATGACACCTGCTCAGACCCCATGGTCCTCAGGAGCAACACCATCAATGTCGCCATATGGTGCATGGACCCCAGGTGTAGGAAGTGGAATGACACCAGGTGGACCATCCTTCTCCCCAGCTGCTGCAAGTGAAACCACAGGCCTGTCACCAGGGTATTCTCCTGCTTGGTCTCCACAGCCTGGGAGCCCAGGATCTCCGGGTGCCATGAGTCCATATTTCCCAAGCCCAGCTAATGTTCTGTCGCCCTCAtactccccatcatcaccagcataccATCCGGCTTCACCTAGTATGACTCCAGCTTCACCAGGATATTCCCCAACATCTCCTACATACAGTCCAACAAGCCCACAGTACTCCCCAACTTCACCACAGTATTCTCCAACAAGCCCATCTTACTCTCCTACATCACCATCTTACAGTCCTACTTCTCCCTCATACTCACCCACTTCACCATCCTATTCTCCAACTTCCCCTTCTTACTCACCAACTTCTCCTTCCTACTCTCCCACTTCCCCCTCTTACTCGCCAACTTCACCATCTTATTCTCCTACAAGCCCATCTTATTCTCCCACCTCTCCTAGCTACAGCCCCACTTCTCCTTCCTATTCCCCCACCAGTCCTTCATACTCTCCTACATCTCCATCCTACTCTCCAACCTCCCCATCTTACTCACCCACTTCCCCAAGCTATGCTCCAAACTATTCTCCATCATCTCCTGGTTATTCTCCTACTAGTCCATCCTACTCTCCAACCAGTCCATCTTATTCTCCCAGCTCTCCCCAGTactccccagcatcaccatcttATTCCCCATCATCTCCCAAATATTCTCCAACCAGTCCCAGCTATTCCCCAACCAGCCCCACTTACTCACCAGGATCACCTTCTTATTCTCCTACTTCACCAAAATATTCCCCAACTAGTCCAACTTATTCACCTACTTCTCCATCTTACTCCCCCTCTTCCCCAAAATATTCACCGACATCACCCAACTACTCTCCAACATCACCCAAGTACTCACCTACATCACCCACTTACAGCCCCTCCAGTCCTCAGTATAGCCCCACTAGTCCCAAGTATTCCCCGACTTCTCCAACTTACAGTCCAAGTAGCCCCAAATATAGTCCAACCAGCCCCACTTATAGCCCAACTACTCCAGGTTTTAGTCCAACTTCTCCCTTGTATTCCCCAAGttttgaagaagatgaagaagaacaaaggagaaaacagaaaaagaaatcaaaGCGCTAA